The following coding sequences lie in one Calothrix sp. NIES-2098 genomic window:
- a CDS encoding RNA-directed DNA polymerase → MRNAETVLSVIRDRGQRGLPLNGIYRQLFNPNLYFLAYSRIYKNNGAMTQGVTSETVDGMSLKKIENLIEDIRYERFRWTPVRRINIPKKNGKTRPLGIPTWNDKLVQEVIRLILEAYYEPQFSNSSHGFRPKRGCHTALTLIDRTWQGTKWFIEGDIRGCFDNIDHKILMSILREKIQDNRFLRLIENLLKAGYCEQWKYYSTLSGTPQGSILSPILANIYLDKFDKFIEQILIPEYTRGKCRAENPEYSKLVKLAWYYRQNGQFEKARQLEIKYQKMPSKNVRDPGYRRLNYVRYADDFLLGFIGSFQEAKAIKEKIKTFLAANLQLELSSEKTLITNARNEAASFLGYKVLVQYSDDKHTNGKRSINGIVALRIPARVIEEKCALYMRNGKPIHRPELINDDDFTIINIYQSEFRGYVQFYSLAQNIAWLRKLQWVMSSSLMKTLACKYRTSVAKICAKYKKTVKLPQGRRKCVEITVPVEGKKSLVARFGGIQLKRNLKANILDLPTSRKPAFRNELIKRLLADECEICGAKGNIEVHHIRALKDLKTKGRKEKPQWMQIMSARRRKTLMVCPQCHDAIHAGKPMSQRVS, encoded by the coding sequence ATGCGAAACGCCGAAACGGTTTTAAGTGTAATCCGAGACAGAGGACAACGTGGTTTACCTCTGAATGGTATTTACAGACAACTTTTCAATCCGAATCTGTACTTCTTAGCGTACAGCCGCATCTATAAAAATAATGGGGCAATGACACAAGGAGTTACATCAGAGACTGTAGATGGGATGTCCCTTAAAAAGATTGAAAACCTCATAGAAGATATTCGCTATGAACGTTTTCGGTGGACACCAGTAAGGCGAATTAATATTCCCAAGAAAAATGGAAAAACTCGACCGCTGGGTATTCCCACTTGGAATGATAAATTGGTTCAGGAAGTAATACGTTTGATACTAGAAGCGTACTACGAACCTCAATTTTCCAACAGCAGTCATGGTTTTCGACCCAAGCGCGGATGCCATACGGCACTAACATTAATAGACCGAACTTGGCAAGGAACTAAATGGTTTATTGAAGGAGATATTCGCGGTTGTTTTGACAATATAGATCATAAAATCTTAATGTCAATCCTACGTGAGAAAATCCAAGATAACCGCTTTTTAAGATTGATTGAAAATTTACTCAAGGCAGGTTACTGCGAGCAATGGAAATATTATTCGACCCTTAGCGGAACCCCACAAGGCTCGATTCTATCACCCATACTTGCCAATATCTATCTTGACAAATTCGATAAATTTATCGAACAAATACTGATTCCAGAGTATACACGCGGCAAATGTCGGGCAGAAAATCCAGAGTATTCAAAACTCGTAAAGCTGGCTTGGTACTACAGGCAGAATGGACAATTTGAGAAAGCACGTCAACTGGAAATTAAATACCAGAAAATGCCCTCGAAAAATGTTCGTGACCCTGGGTACAGAAGGCTAAATTACGTCCGCTATGCAGACGATTTCCTACTTGGTTTTATTGGCTCATTTCAGGAAGCTAAAGCAATTAAGGAGAAAATCAAGACCTTTTTAGCTGCAAATCTTCAGTTAGAACTGTCATCAGAAAAGACCTTAATTACTAATGCCAGGAATGAAGCAGCAAGCTTTTTAGGTTACAAAGTTCTAGTTCAATATTCTGACGATAAGCATACCAATGGTAAACGCTCAATCAACGGAATTGTTGCACTTAGAATCCCAGCAAGAGTTATAGAAGAAAAATGTGCCTTATACATGAGGAATGGTAAACCCATTCATCGCCCTGAATTAATAAATGATGATGATTTTACTATTATCAACATTTACCAATCGGAATTTCGAGGGTACGTACAATTCTATAGTCTGGCTCAAAATATTGCATGGCTGCGAAAACTCCAATGGGTTATGTCGAGTTCGCTGATGAAAACCCTTGCCTGTAAATACAGAACTAGCGTAGCGAAAATCTGCGCCAAGTATAAGAAGACTGTTAAGCTTCCACAAGGAAGAAGAAAATGTGTGGAAATAACCGTCCCTGTAGAAGGTAAGAAATCCTTAGTGGCTCGCTTTGGCGGCATACAATTAAAACGTAACCTAAAAGCAAACATTTTAGACCTACCAACAAGTAGAAAGCCCGCTTTCAGAAATGAACTAATCAAGCGTCTGCTTGCTGACGAATGCGAGATTTGCGGTGCAAAAGGTAACATTGAGGTTCACCATATTCGTGCCCTTAAAGACCTCAAAACCAAGGGTAGAAAAGAAAAACCGCAATGGATGCAAATTATGTCCGCACGTAGAAGGAAAACTCTCATGGTTTGCCCTCAATGCCATGATGCAATACACGCTGGTAAACCAATGTCTCAACGAGTCTCGTGA
- a CDS encoding phage tail protein, translating into MATGDRKDPLMAYNFTLEISGKRAGFRECSGLDSSQDPTEYREGNEKVLTVRKLPGLVKYSNISLKYGVTDDTSLWQWLTKAVTGDIERVDGTISLLDDKGAEKLKWKFKAGWPTKWTGATFNATSNEVAIETLEIAHEGIEKG; encoded by the coding sequence ATGGCAACTGGAGATCGCAAAGATCCATTGATGGCTTATAACTTTACACTAGAGATTAGTGGAAAACGTGCTGGTTTTCGAGAGTGTTCTGGTTTGGATTCCAGCCAAGACCCCACTGAATATCGCGAAGGTAACGAAAAAGTCCTCACAGTACGGAAATTACCTGGACTGGTTAAGTACTCCAATATCAGCCTTAAATATGGAGTAACTGACGATACATCTCTTTGGCAATGGTTGACAAAAGCAGTGACGGGTGACATAGAGCGCGTGGATGGCACTATCTCCCTTTTGGATGATAAAGGTGCAGAGAAACTCAAGTGGAAGTTTAAGGCTGGCTGGCCTACCAAATGGACAGGTGCAACCTTCAACGCCACCAGTAACGAAGTGGCGATCGAAACCCTGGAAATTGCTCACGAAGGAATAGAGAAGGGCTAG
- a CDS encoding phage tail sheath protein, translated as MPPTTYFSPGVYVEEVPSTIQPIAGVGTSTPGFLGVVPDAIKIPKSNPNYDPTLPVGDNNKSFIEEDVTLTIAAGEVKLCTNFSEFKKFFGDFSTDLGQKILTHAVYGFFNNGGTRCYVVRVKAAGDITAEFLKQKFAAIDEIAIVAAPGITKTDHPEVIDAITIHCQEQTQDRFAIFDSEEVVEDLTQLDPKSNNNKLPPFSNYAAYYFPWLQVFDPVTKVQNPQGDGFIYVPPSGHIAGIYARVDNTRGVHKAPANEPVLGSLGLKYKISKAQQDGLNPQGVNCIRDLNGNIRVWGARTLGGDKNGEFKYINVRRTMLFLRKSIDQGTQWAVFEPNDTNLWAKIILNVTAFLTIVWRNGALFGNTPQQAFYVKCDAETNPPEVRELGQVITEIGVAIVRPAEFVIFRISQWAGPSK; from the coding sequence ATGCCACCAACAACTTATTTCTCACCTGGAGTATATGTTGAGGAAGTCCCCTCTACTATCCAGCCTATTGCAGGTGTGGGCACTAGCACACCAGGCTTCCTCGGAGTTGTACCAGATGCAATCAAGATTCCTAAAAGCAATCCAAACTATGACCCAACCCTCCCAGTAGGAGACAATAACAAATCTTTTATAGAAGAAGATGTTACGCTTACTATTGCTGCAGGTGAAGTGAAGCTATGTACCAACTTCAGTGAGTTCAAAAAGTTTTTTGGAGACTTCTCGACTGACCTAGGGCAAAAAATACTGACCCATGCAGTTTATGGATTTTTTAACAACGGTGGCACTCGCTGCTATGTTGTGCGGGTAAAGGCTGCGGGTGACATTACTGCTGAGTTTCTAAAACAGAAATTTGCAGCCATTGACGAGATCGCAATTGTTGCTGCTCCTGGGATCACAAAAACAGATCATCCCGAGGTTATTGATGCTATCACCATCCACTGTCAAGAGCAGACTCAAGACCGTTTTGCTATCTTTGACAGTGAGGAAGTAGTCGAAGACCTAACCCAACTCGACCCGAAGTCTAATAACAACAAATTACCTCCCTTTTCAAACTATGCTGCTTACTACTTCCCTTGGCTCCAAGTTTTCGATCCGGTGACAAAAGTCCAAAATCCACAGGGTGATGGGTTCATATACGTCCCACCAAGCGGTCACATAGCGGGGATCTATGCTCGAGTAGACAATACTCGAGGCGTGCATAAAGCACCAGCTAACGAACCTGTGTTGGGATCTCTGGGACTGAAGTACAAAATTAGCAAAGCTCAACAAGACGGACTAAATCCCCAAGGCGTTAACTGTATCCGCGACCTCAATGGTAATATCCGCGTATGGGGAGCACGCACACTTGGCGGTGATAAAAACGGCGAGTTTAAGTACATTAATGTCCGCCGCACAATGCTCTTCCTGCGCAAATCAATCGATCAGGGTACTCAGTGGGCAGTCTTTGAACCCAATGATACTAACTTGTGGGCGAAAATTATACTCAATGTCACTGCCTTTTTGACCATTGTCTGGCGTAACGGGGCTTTGTTCGGCAACACACCCCAACAGGCATTCTATGTTAAATGTGATGCAGAGACCAATCCTCCTGAAGTTCGAGAACTGGGTCAGGTAATTACAGAGATTGGGGTGGCAATTGTCAGACCAGCAGAATTTGTCATCTTCCGCATCAGTCAGTGGGCTGGACCTAGCAAATAA
- a CDS encoding phage tail sheath protein fi-like protein encodes MLKYKTPGVYYEERFPSPVEKLQTGVPAILGYIKGNAKFNEPQPLTHWSEFQRDFGAPLPNGYLAYAVRGFFKNGGSLCYVVPLKDTIPPEDALLEGLAALEPLCTIDLVCTPDIMRSPPPMNLTNDPCAPDLTDSTIWSNLSPLNPDSVITMQSAVLEHCHRLGNRFAILDSLPHTNEQQLHNQRRGLNGASAALYYPWVRVQDDSYLKSTFVPPCGHVAGVYARSDQKIGVYKAPANEVLKGVLELEVNLTNRQQGLLNQEGINCLHTFPGREILVWGARTLSHDPEWTYINVRRLFLTVIRWIERNMLEVVFEPNDASLWNRIKRDLTDYFNDLFRQGALKGSQPEEAFYVKCDEDTNPPQVREAGQVVTEIGLAPIEPCEFIIVTIIHGTTGVTISGVPKLG; translated from the coding sequence ATGCTCAAGTATAAAACACCTGGCGTTTACTACGAAGAGCGCTTTCCATCACCAGTGGAAAAACTGCAAACAGGAGTGCCTGCAATTCTTGGATACATCAAGGGTAACGCAAAATTTAATGAACCTCAGCCCCTAACCCACTGGTCTGAGTTTCAGCGAGACTTCGGTGCGCCACTTCCCAATGGTTACTTGGCTTATGCAGTCCGAGGCTTCTTCAAGAACGGTGGAAGTTTATGCTATGTGGTTCCTCTCAAAGATACTATCCCGCCTGAAGATGCTTTGCTTGAAGGTTTGGCAGCGCTAGAACCACTTTGCACTATCGACTTAGTTTGCACTCCGGATATTATGCGATCGCCACCACCTATGAATTTGACAAATGATCCTTGTGCGCCAGATCTGACAGACTCAACAATATGGTCAAACTTGTCGCCACTTAACCCAGATAGCGTAATCACAATGCAGTCTGCTGTCTTAGAACATTGCCATCGTTTGGGCAATCGCTTCGCCATCCTAGATTCTTTACCTCACACCAATGAGCAACAACTGCACAATCAACGACGGGGACTCAATGGGGCGAGTGCTGCCCTTTACTATCCTTGGGTTCGAGTACAAGATGACTCATACCTGAAAAGCACCTTCGTCCCACCTTGTGGTCATGTAGCTGGAGTGTACGCCCGCAGCGACCAGAAAATTGGTGTCTACAAAGCACCTGCAAATGAAGTTCTTAAGGGTGTTCTCGAACTGGAAGTCAATTTGACAAACCGTCAACAGGGTCTATTGAATCAAGAAGGGATCAACTGTCTGCATACTTTTCCTGGTCGTGAAATTTTAGTTTGGGGTGCCCGAACCCTAAGCCATGACCCTGAGTGGACATATATCAACGTGCGACGGCTGTTCCTGACCGTTATCCGTTGGATCGAACGCAATATGTTGGAGGTAGTGTTTGAACCTAACGATGCCAGTTTATGGAATCGGATCAAGCGTGATCTGACGGATTACTTCAATGACCTGTTTCGACAGGGGGCTTTGAAGGGCAGTCAACCAGAGGAAGCTTTCTATGTCAAATGTGATGAGGATACCAACCCGCCGCAAGTGCGTGAAGCAGGACAAGTGGTCACGGAAATCGGCTTAGCTCCAATTGAACCCTGCGAGTTCATCATTGTTACCATCATCCACGGCACTACCGGAGTCACCATTTCCGGTGTTCCCAAACTTGGTTAG
- a CDS encoding ATP-binding protein has protein sequence MRRALEQAMRHHQLTALMVDEAQHLLMLAGGKQMLHQMNWIKSIANITGTVHILFGTYDLLNCCRLSGQVNRRSDDIHLPRYLSDSKEDVTEFIRVLQTFQTHIPCAIRWLETRPHKDSRGLTARFKPR, from the coding sequence GTGCGTCGTGCCTTAGAACAAGCAATGCGGCACCATCAGCTGACAGCGCTCATGGTAGACGAAGCTCAACACCTGTTGATGCTTGCTGGAGGAAAGCAGATGTTACATCAGATGAATTGGATAAAATCTATCGCCAATATTACTGGTACTGTACATATTTTATTTGGCACTTATGATTTGCTTAATTGTTGCCGCCTCAGTGGTCAAGTCAATCGGCGCAGTGATGACATTCATTTACCTCGTTATTTGTCAGATAGCAAAGAAGATGTAACTGAGTTTATTCGAGTACTCCAAACATTTCAAACACACATACCATGTGCGATTCGTTGGTTAGAAACTAGACCCCATAAGGATTCTAGGGGATTAACCGCTAGGTTCAAACCTAGATAA
- a CDS encoding phage tail protein, whose product MTVGARKDPYLAFNFLVEIGGLTVGGFSEVNGLQAELEILDYQEGGENQYIHKLPGPVRYPSNLVLKHGLTDSKTLWNWQQDAIKGTIKRFNGSIILQNSTYQEVWRWNFFKAFPARWIGPDLRANTAEVALETLELVHHGMIQPQ is encoded by the coding sequence ATGACGGTAGGTGCTCGCAAAGATCCCTATCTCGCTTTTAATTTCCTTGTTGAGATCGGTGGATTAACAGTTGGCGGTTTCTCCGAAGTTAATGGTTTGCAGGCGGAGCTGGAAATCCTAGATTATCAGGAGGGTGGTGAGAATCAGTACATTCACAAGCTACCTGGTCCAGTTCGCTACCCGTCTAACCTAGTTCTCAAGCACGGGTTGACAGATAGCAAAACTTTGTGGAATTGGCAGCAAGACGCAATCAAAGGTACTATCAAACGCTTTAATGGGTCTATTATTCTGCAAAACAGTACTTATCAAGAAGTATGGCGCTGGAATTTTTTCAAAGCGTTTCCTGCACGCTGGATTGGACCCGATCTGCGTGCGAATACTGCAGAAGTGGCTTTAGAGACTCTAGAACTGGTTCATCATGGAATGATACAACCCCAATAG
- a CDS encoding reverse transcriptase, whose translation MSKTSIKTTVEWHDINWRKLERKVYKLQKRIYQSSQRGDVKATRRLQKTLMKSWSARALAVRRVTQDNCGKKTAGVDGIKALTPKQRLALINQLKLGSKVSPTRRVWIPKPGTEEKRPLGIPTMKDRALQALVKLALEPEWEARFEPNSYGFRAGRSCHDAIEAIFNEIRYKPKFVLDADISKCVRRDS comes from the coding sequence ATGTCTAAAACGAGTATTAAGACTACGGTGGAATGGCACGATATCAACTGGCGCAAGCTGGAACGTAAAGTGTACAAGCTGCAAAAGAGAATCTATCAATCCTCTCAACGTGGTGATGTGAAAGCAACTCGCCGACTTCAGAAAACGTTGATGAAATCCTGGTCTGCAAGAGCATTAGCGGTTCGTAGAGTAACCCAAGATAACTGCGGAAAAAAGACGGCTGGTGTGGATGGTATTAAAGCACTAACCCCAAAGCAACGTCTTGCCCTGATAAATCAGTTAAAACTGGGTTCAAAAGTCAGCCCAACCAGACGCGTTTGGATACCCAAACCTGGAACGGAGGAGAAGCGACCTTTAGGAATTCCTACAATGAAAGACCGCGCCTTGCAAGCACTTGTCAAGTTGGCATTAGAGCCAGAATGGGAAGCGCGATTTGAACCGAACTCATACGGGTTCAGAGCCGGAAGGTCATGTCATGATGCCATCGAAGCAATCTTTAACGAAATCCGGTACAAACCAAAATTTGTACTAGATGCCGATATATCCAAGTGTGTGCGCCGTGACAGTTAA